The Deltaproteobacteria bacterium nucleotide sequence TTGACCAGAACCTCCTTCTCTTTGGGGGGTGCCAGCTCCAATTCTTCAATGGTTAAAGGTTTGTTCGGTTCTCTCAAAACCGCAGATTTAATTTTCATGATAGACCTCCTTTTTAAATTAGGACGCAGATTTTCGCCGATCGCCGCAGATAATAGTAAAATCCTGCCAATCTGCACGATCGGCCCTCTGCCGATCCGAGTTTATCTGCGTCCAAAATGGGGTTATCGGTTGTCCCAAGGCGGGGCTAATTTTATTTTGTATTTAGTCCAATTAAAGGGATAGACGGTCATCTGTTTGCCGTCCCACCACTGATGGGCGGTACTGACAAAGGTGGCTACTCCGTTGGCATCGTATTTGACTTTTCCCATCACGGTCTGAAACTCATTATCCAAGACGGCTTGTCTGACCTTGGCGGAATCCAGGGTTCCGGCTTTCTCAATACCCTGCCAAAGGATCTGACACAAGCCGTACATGGCACCGATGCTGACCGAATATTTTTTGAATTTATCATAATACCGTTCCCCTAACTGCCGGGCCCCCGGAAAAGGAAAATCCATAGACCAAAAACCGTCAGAAAGCACGTACTGGGCATCTTTCCCCAGGGCCGACCAGAATTCTCCGGCCCAAGTCCCCTTCCAGCCATGAAAGTATTTGACGTTCAGTTTGTTCTCTTTCATCTGGCGAACAAAGGTGATGCAATCCGTATCAGCCCCGAAGATCAAAATGGCATCGACTCCCAGGGACTTGGCTTTGATGATTTGGGCCGAGTAGTCCTTGGCCCCAACGGCCCAGGGCTCATCCAGAACGAATGTATACCCATGTTTTTTGGCCTGTTCGCGAAAGATACCGGAGAACGCCCGCCCGTCAAAGGTATCTTCCATGATTAAAGCCGGCTTTTGAGGTCTTTGATCCTTCGGCAGGGTATTCCAGATTTCAAAAGGGACACTGCAGGCCTGGACCAGATCAAAGAAAAAGAGGGTCGACCATTTGAATTTGTGTTCCAACCAGGGAGGGATGAGACAGATCGTGGTGTGGTAGTATTTCTTATATTTCTCAGCGGTGATGCAACCGGGTATCACCCCAAAAGGTGCGGCGAATCCACCGA carries:
- a CDS encoding amino acid ABC transporter substrate-binding protein translates to MRGSCKKNWVVGLMVLTMALFVGFPAAQAKEAKKEILIGTNLPLTGILAMAGVEQQWAYQVAVDDVNKAGGVFVKEFKKKLPVRLIVADDESDPGKAAAAVERLIKMNKVDLLLGGFAAPFGVIPGCITAEKYKKYYHTTICLIPPWLEHKFKWSTLFFFDLVQACSVPFEIWNTLPKDQRPQKPALIMEDTFDGRAFSGIFREQAKKHGYTFVLDEPWAVGAKDYSAQIIKAKSLGVDAILIFGADTDCITFVRQMKENKLNVKYFHGWKGTWAGEFWSALGKDAQYVLSDGFWSMDFPFPGARQLGERYYDKFKKYSVSIGAMYGLCQILWQGIEKAGTLDSAKVRQAVLDNEFQTVMGKVKYDANGVATFVSTAHQWWDGKQMTVYPFNWTKYKIKLAPPWDNR